Proteins found in one Oryza glaberrima chromosome 4, OglaRS2, whole genome shotgun sequence genomic segment:
- the LOC127771005 gene encoding uncharacterized protein LOC127771005, with amino-acid sequence MPEAAAAAAGHMDPVGDEAAERREMEEKEEEEEEDEEFYESLDRILSSSCSSTSASDDDDQQHRRRRRHHPQPQQLSSSATFSAYEVWISEPTSVEERRRVLLRRLGLAHDSEPLPHPSPRVSSSSPRSPTPSPPSSSPPRPAPVVAAAEEPRSSGHGKPPLARNPSGGAEQCRIRNLDDGTEFEVGEVHDEVVREVGTGRQLTFEEFELCIGRSPIVQELMRRATTAASSSTSDHAAPASKPRRKPGGWLRGIRHLAGSVAYGRSSTDERDKEKEKEKKEREARRLSSATDDSLDGNGSRNAGRVRVRQYGKACKELTGLFMTQELAAHSGSIWCINFSLDGRYLASAGEDRVIHVWEVSEGERKGELLGEGTVARENGGGCSPFLAAVGNGSPELATLSLSCADGGFVEKKRRPRMQSSRKSVGSDHLVVPECVFGFRDKPVCSLLGHAADVLDLSWSKSQYLLSSSMDKTVKLWDITTSTCLKTFSHTDYVTCIQFNPVDDNFFISGSLDEKVRIWNVHDRKIEDWNDLHEMVTAACYSPDGQVALVGSHKGSCHLFDTTEKKLQYKSQIELRIRKKKSGQKKITGFQFAPGSSSEVLITSADSRIRVVNGDELVHKFKGFRNTSSQISASVAPNGKYVVCASEDSHVYVWRHDNTSHPSRSRSAVDVTNSYEHFHCHDVTVAITWPGAESRGSFGSRSSRNSDSDDVVMNTGRDAPVENSEHDLNGTVNRCTKRPVCEGVASTSNPPADGVSTSWPDEKQSSAKSSPGHCSSDLCIGALDVQRRSAWGLVIVTAGRGGEIRVFQNFGFPVQV; translated from the exons ATGccggaggctgcggcggcggcggcgggccacATGGATCCGGttggcgacgaggcggcggagaggagggagatggaggagaaggaggaggaggaggaggaggatgaggagttCTACGAGTCGCTGGATCGGATCCTgtcgtcgtcgtgctcgtcCACGTccgcctccgacgacgacgaccagcagcaccggcggaggcggcggcaccacccgcagccgcagcagctgTCGTCGTCCGCGACGTTCTCCGCGTACGAGGTCTGGATCTCCGAGCCGACATCCGtcgaggagcgccgccgcgtgcTGCTGCGTCGGCTCGGCCTCGCCCACGACTCCGAGCCCCTGCCGCACCCGTCCCCACGCGTATCATCCTCCTCCCCTCGTTCGCCGACCCCTTCCCCcccgtcctcgtcgccgccacggccggctcccgtggtggccgccgcggaggagcCCAGATCCAGCGGCCACGGGAAGCCGCCGCTTGCGAGGAacccgagcggcggcgcggagcaaTGCCGGATCCGGAACCTGGACGACGGTACGGAGTTCGAGGTCGGGGAGGTTCACGATGAGGTGGTCCGGGAGGTCGGCACTGGCCGGCAGCTCACCTTCGAGGAGTTCGAGCTCTGCATTGGCCGCTCCCCGATCGTCCAAGAGCTCATGCGCCGGGCCACCACAGCCGCATCATCCTCCACCTCCGACCACGCCGCCCCAGCATCCAAGCCACGGAGGAAGCCTGGAGGCTGGCTGCGTGGCATCCGGCACCTGGCGGGAAGCGTTGCATACGGGCGCAGCAGCACCGATGAGAGggacaaggagaaggagaaggagaagaaggagagggaaGCGCGGCGCCTGAGCTCCGCCACCGATGACAGCCTTGACGGCAACGGCTCGCGCAATGCAGGGAGGGTCAGGGTGCGGCAGTATGGGAAGGCGTGCAAGGAGCTCACCGGGCTGTTCATGACACAAGAATTGGCTGCCCATTCGGGCTCAATCTGGTGTATCAACTTCAGCTTGGATGGACGATACCTTGCAAGCGCTGGCGAGGACCGTGTCATCCATGTGTGGGAGGTATCAGAGGGAGAAAGAAAGGGAGAATTGCTCGGGGAAGGTACGGTGGCAAGGGAGAACGGTGGTGGCTGCAGCCCGTTTCTTGCAGCTGTTGGGAATGGATCGCCGGAGCTGGCGACATTGTCATTGAGCTGTGCTGACGGGGgttttgtggagaagaagaggaggccaAGGATGCAAAGCAGCCGGAAGTCTGTTGGCTCTGATCATCTAGTTGTGCCTGAATGTGTGTTTGGGTTCAGAGATAAACCAGTATGCTCTCTATTGGGTCACGCCGCCGATGTTCTTGATCTATCATGGTCCAAATCTCAG TACTTGCTTTCATCCTCAATGGACAAAACTGTTAAACTATGGGACATTACTACTAGTACCTGTCTGAAAACATTTTCACACACAGACTATG TGACTTGCATCCAGTTCAATCCCGTGGATGATAACTTCTTCATTAGTGGATCACTGGATGAAAAAGTACGCATTTGGAATGTACATGATCGTAAGATTGAGGATTGGAATGATCTTCATGAGATGGTCACTGCTGCGTGTTACTCCCCTGATGGACAG GTTGCACTGGTGGGATCACACAAGGGAAGCTGTCATTTATTTGATACAACTG AAAAGAAGCTTCAGTACAAAAGTCAGATAGAACTAAGAATCAGGAAGAAGAAGTCTGGCCAGAAGAAGATAACTGGCTTCCAG TTTGCTCCTGGAAGCTCGTCGGAAGTCCTGATTACCTCTGCAGATTCAAGAATCCGTGTTGTTAATGGTGATGAACTCGTTCACAAATTTAAAG GGTTCCGAAATACAAGTAGCCAAATATCCGCTTCTGTAGCTCCAAACGGGAAATATGTGGTCTGTGCCAGTGAGGACTCCCACGTGTATGTCTGGAGGCATGACAATACTTCCCATCCGAGCAGAAGCAGGAGTGCAGTTGATGTAACCAACTCATATGAGCATTTCCATTGCCATGATGTCACTGTGGCTATCACATGGCCCGGCGCTGAATCCCGTGGCTCATTCGGGTCCCGTAGCAGCAGAAACAGTGATTCAGACGATGTAGTGATGAACACGGGTCGGGATGCCCCTGTAGAGAACAGTGAGCATGATCTGAATGGCACTGTCAATAGATGCACCAAGCGCCCAGTTTGTGAAGGTGTTGCAAGCACAAGCAATCCTCCAGCGGATGGAGTATCAACGTCCTGGCCTGACGAGAAACAATCGTCTGCCAAGAGCAGTCCTGGTCACTGCTCATCCGACCTTTGCATTGGAGCTTTGGATGTTCAGCGCCGGTCAGCTTGGGGATTGGTGATTGTCACTGCAGGAAGGGGTGGTGAAATTAGGGTGTTCCAGAATTTCGGCTTCCCGGTTCAAGTGTAA
- the LOC127771006 gene encoding LOW QUALITY PROTEIN: dof zinc finger protein DOF5.3-like (The sequence of the model RefSeq protein was modified relative to this genomic sequence to represent the inferred CDS: deleted 1 base in 1 codon) — protein MPFCCCNRPNGSCGCLLPVTRALRRRATASNKRPADSDASPPHQGDRTGQQEKKQQQLECPRCRSTNTKFCYYNNYSTSQPRHFCRACRRYWTHGGTLRDVPVGGASRRGGGGKRRRVSADADPSSASPPPPTTSTTDAYADLPAGFPFLSDGAFLPQFGLAGVAPAAFSWASAVPDLYNCGIAPWDDGTAVTGAAWDNFADIAGLDLSWPPLGN, from the exons ATGcccttctgctgctgcaaccGACCAAATGGCTCCTGCGGTTGCCTCCTCCCCGTCACTcgtgctctccgccgccgc gccaccgcctccaacAAGCGCCCGGCCGATTccgacgcctcgccgccgcaccag GGAGATCGCACGGGGCAGCaggagaagaagcagcagcagctggagtGCCCGCGCTGCCGATCCACCAACACCAAGTTCTGCTACTACAACAACTACAGCACGTCGCAGCCGCGCCActtctgccgcgcctgccgccgctaCTGGACGCACGGGGGCACGCTCCGCGACGTGCCGGTGGGCGGCGcctctcgccgcggcggcggcggcaagcgccGCAGGGtctccgccgacgccgacccttcctcggcgtcgccgccgccacccacgacTTCCACCACGGACGCGTACGCCGACCTCCCAGCCGGCTTCCCGTTCCTCAGTGACGGCGCCTTCCTGCCGCAGTTCGGCCTCGCCGGCGTTGCGCCGGCCGCGTTCTCTTGGGCATCGGCTGTCCCTGACTTGTACAACTGCGGGATCGCGCCGTGGGACGATGGAACGGCGGTCACCGGCGCGGCGTGGGACAACTTCGCCGACATCGCCGGCCTTGATCTCAGCTGGCCGCCGCTGGGTAACTGA
- the LOC127769321 gene encoding uncharacterized protein LOC127769321 isoform X2 — protein MASIILVVVVFVLDALAFVLAIGAEKRRSTATFSEDTSGRQYCVYSSDAATGYGIGALLLLLAGQAVVMVVTRCFCCGRALSPGRWRAFSGFCFIVCWFTFVIAELCLLAGSVRNAYHTKYSTLVISGPPRCAMLRKGVFAAGAAFTFLTALFAELHYLFFAKARHAAAVPPPIVGGIGMTRM, from the exons ATGGCGTCCATAATCCTCGTGGTGGTCGTGTTCGTCCTCGACGCCCTCGCCTTCGTCCTCGCCATCGGCGCCGAGAAGCGCCGGAGCACG GCCACCTTTAGCGAGGACACGAGCGGCAGGCAGTACTGCGTGTACAGCTCCGACGCGGCGACGGGGTACGGCATCggggcgctgctgctgctgctcgccgggCAGGCCGTCGTCATGGTGGTCACCCGCTGCTTCTGCTGCGGCCGCGCGCTGTCCCCCGGCCGGTGGCGCGCCTTCTCCGGATTCTGCTTCATCGTCTGCTG GTTCACGTTCGTGATCGCGGAGCTGTGCCTGCTGGCGGGGTCGGTGCGGAACGCGTACCACACCAAGTACAGCACGCTGGTGATTAGCGGGCCACCGCGCTGCGCGATGCTGCGCAAGGGCgtgttcgccgccggcgccgccttcaCCTTCCTCACCGCGCTCTTCGCCGAGCTCCACTACCTCTTCTTCGCCAAggcccgccacgccgccgccgtgcccccGCCCATTGTCGGCGGCATCGGCATGACCCGCATGTAG
- the LOC127770995 gene encoding protochlorophyllide reductase A, chloroplastic yields the protein MALQVQAALLPSALSVPKKGNLSAVVKEPGFLSVSQKAKKPSLVVRAVATPAAPVASPGAGTSKADGKKTLRQGVVVITGASSGLGLAAAKALAETGKWHVVMACRDFLKAATAAKAAGMAAGSYTVMHLDLASLDSVRQFVDNFRRSGMPLDALVCNAAIYRPTARQPTFTADGYEMSVGVNHLGHFLLARLMLDDLKKSDYPSRRLIILGSITGNTNTLAGNVPPKAGLGDLRGLAGGLRGQNGSAMIDGAESFDGAKAYKDSKICNMLTMQEFHRRFHEETGITFASLYPGCIATTGLFREHIPLFRLLFPPFQRFVTKGFVSEAESGKRLAQVVGDPSLTKSGVYWSWNKDSASFENQLSQEASDPEKARKLWDLSEKLVGLA from the exons ATGGCTCTCCAAGTTCAGGCCGCACTCCTGCCCTCTGCTCTCTCTGTCCCCAAGAAG GGTAACTTGAGCGCGGTGGTGAAGGAGCCGGGGTTCCTTAGCGTGAGCCAGAAGGCCAAGAAGCCGTCGCTGGTGGTGAGGGcggtggcgacgccggcggcgccggtggcgagcCCCGGCGCGGGCACGTCGAAGGCGGACGGGAAGAAGACGCTGCGGCAGGGGGTGGTGGTGATCACCGGCGCGTCGTCGGGGCTCGggctcgcggcggcgaaggcgctgGCGGAGACGGGGAAGTGGCACGTGGTGATGGCGTGCCGCGACTTCctgaaggcggcgacggcggcaaaggcggcggggatggcggcggggagctACACCGTCATGCACCTGGACCTCGCCTCCCTCGACAGCGTCCGCCAGTTCGTGGACAACTTCCGGCGCTCCGGCATGCCGCTCGACGCGCTGGTGTGCAACGCCGCCATCTACcggccgacggcgcggcagcCGACGTTCACCGCCGACGGGTACGAGATGAGCGTCGGGGTGAACCACCTGGGCCacttcctcctcgcccgcctCATGCTCGACGACCTAAAGAAATCCGACTACCCGTCGCGGCGGCTCATCATCCTCGGCTCCATCACCGGCAACACCAACACCCTCGCCGGCAACGTCCCTCCCAAGGCCGGGCTAGGCGACCTCCGGGGGCTCGCCGGCGGGCTCCGCGGGCAGAACGGGTCGGCGATGATCGACGGCGCGGAGAGCTTCGACGGCGCCAAGGCGTACAAGGACAGCAAGATCTGTAACATGCTGACGATGCAGGAGTTCCACCGGAGATTCCACGAGGAGACCGGGATCACGTTCGCGTCGCTGTACCCGGGGTGCATCGCGACGACGGGCTTGTTCCGCGAGCACATCCCGCTGTTCCGGCTGCTGTTCCCGCCGTTCCAGCGGTTCGTGACGAAGGGGTTCGTGTCGGAGGCGGAGTCCGGGAAGCGGCTGGCGCAGGTGGTGGGCGACCCGAGCCTGACCAAGTCCGGCGTGTACTGGAGCTGGAACAAGGACTCGGCGTCGTTCGAGAACCAGCTCTCGCAGGAGGCCAGCGACCCGGAGAAGGCCAGGAAGCTCTGGGACCTCAGCGAGAAGCTCGTCGGCCTCGCCTGA